In Episyrphus balteatus chromosome 4, idEpiBalt1.1, whole genome shotgun sequence, the sequence GACCAGGATTTAAACAATCgtctaattttttaatatactcTAATATAGTTGCCTCAGAAATAGAGAAGTTAATATTACTTAGATGTGAAAACTCATCAACAGTAGAGGTATTATAAGTATCACAAGAAGAAGATTTTTCAAAAGCAGACTGGAAATATTCGGCAAACATATTTGCAATGTCCTCTGGGTAATGACTTTCGGCATTTTGGTAGCTCATATTAGTTGGGTAACCATCAGATTTTCTCTTACGATTTACATATTTCCAGTAATTTTGTGGATTAGATTTAAGATCATCTTCAGTTCTGAGTATGAAGTCCGaataatagaccagtgccgatgccttcaaaaacattaaaaagtacaaaaaaatcatagtaggatgaaacccattggaaaaggaggtgaatatgatgaaaattaaaggaaaaataaattacgggcgagccgagttcgggaagtgggtgggttgagtttttaatggtaaaaaatggtatatctcgatttccggcaaaactacaagtcctatagaaaaaagttgtgtgACAAAGCTGTAGATAtaaaaaagatctacaacttttgtatcaacaattttttcacataacctcaaaatttatgtgaaaaattcaaaaaaccgagtttttggttttttattattatctttttcaaaaacaaaaatttttctacgaaatttggtgaaaacttaccttattatgtcccaaatacactgtaatttatttgatttaaaatattaatttgttcaccttattttgacttaataccaaaaaaacaccctaattttcaatcgaaaattcacgtgtcaaaatatcagcttttttcaaaaagtcggtgggcatttcgtttgttaaaatgtttattttctgatggtgtaaaaaaatttacattagtatactatagaacatgttttagtaaaatgcaaaaaatgaaaaaagctagaattcgaaaaattttttttatcattgtttacaattttggcctatttattcaaatttacactcaAAAAACATAGGATTTCATGTAATATTGATTaatgttacggtttttgagtaatttaagtgtaaattttaataaatagtccaaaatcttaaataatgataaaaaaaatttcgaattcaaGGTTTTTGCTTTTACCGAGAACATGTACTATGGTATAgtaatgtaaattttgtttacactattggaaagtagagattttaacgaacaaaatacccatcgattttttgaaaaaagctgatattttgacacgtgaattttcgattgaaaataagggtgtttttttggtattaagtcaaaaaaaatttaaaaaaaataaatattttaaatcaagtaaattacagtgtatttgggatataataaggtaagttttcaccaagtttcgtagaaaaattttcgtttttgaaaaagataaaaataaaaaaccaaaaactcggttttttgaatttttcacataaattttgaggttatgtgaaataattgttgatacaaaagttgtagatctttttattacctacaactttgtcatacaacttttttctataggacttgtagttttgccggaaatcgagatataccattttttaccattaaaaactcaacccacccacttcccgaattcggctcgcccgtaatttatttttcctttaattttcatcatattcacctaattttccaatgggtttcattctactatgatttgttttggtttcaaaaattatcgaccctggtctataaaGAATATTGGAGTAGTTAATAAATTCATCTTTAAGTCTAGTATATTCATTTTGAGCTTCAATACTCCAGGATCGATTTAACTTCACCCACgccttgtttcttttatttttaagagttttaataTGTTGATCAAACCACGGTGGAGTATTACTTAAATTTCGTATTTTTCGTAACGGAATGGTCTCtaaaaaacaatcaaacaagATTTTATAAAAACGAAAGACCATTTcatcaaaactaacattcaaAAACAGGATATTCCAATTAATATCATCCAATAAGCGGAAGAGTTCAgagaaattacattttttaaagttgaattcaTGCATATTCTTACAATGATAACTTACattattaatatttaagtttaacggttgttttattttaagaaaatgttacacttttgcacttttacaacgatacaagaccatttacATCGAATCGTgaactttgtatataaaatctatagtactatcatgaagtgcaattttttagtttgttcgttacctgagtggtcgcgagggcgcttagatcgaattaataatgggagtaaggagatgagatatacatttctgtttgaaatttgacatattttttagttcgttcgctagcttacttttttggtggcgctgttttttttcatgatagtactatagattttatatacaaagatcgtgaataccccttataacgtatgatcgtaatcgtgtgccccAGCCTTAGAGGATATagtatatggagtgcttgttcctatacctaatacattgtaacgccatatacaTGGATagaggggtcgctgccttcgtttttctgTGCGATTCCGGTTCCGCaactgtaaataaacacgcttgttgatgacagccacctaatgaaaataaaatgtaagcatgcactcatcgaaaagcttaaagaaactagagccctctataaaagcttcacggaactaacagcacaagcactccataggggtattcacgatccgatgcaactggtctagtatcattgcaaaagtgtatcttacaacactacaataacaaaatatggattgaaattttacaatggtcttgcacttttgctataccctaaccctaatgcaaaataaaaatacaatggagtaaaattatttttgacaggtggcagctcaccgtcgcgtcgcccatgacaaacagtttttcttttttattccgtttataatggttgtcgctactcatgtcccgtaatttagtttcttttttaatgtaaaataattagtgaaaattaattaacccgaacaaaacaaagaattaaattataaaaaatggaaaaaaagaagaagcaacggtggggaaaaaaaacatcattcatgcttcaatatttactatagataagaagaggggcgttcacgatctattgtaaaaaaaataaaattttacatttttactaggcctgttgcaccagatcgtgaatacccctcatatattatatcctctaagtgcctggctacacggtgatttttcaatcgcccatgcagtgagtttgtaggcaaaaGGGATGAGGaatgaagggggaagatgctcactaagggaactgaattttctgagggtatTGCTAGAttgttcctctttttgacgttcctagaaaatgtaaaagtggaacgtgattgggcacaagaAAGTGTAGCCAcggcatgtgatttttcaatcgattgaaaaatcactgtgtagccaggcactaagaACCCagccttagaggatataatatatggagtgcttgtttcTATACCTAATAcgtacattgtaacgccatatgcatggaaaggggtcgctgccttcgtttttcagtgcgagtccggttccgcagctgtaaataaacacgcttgttgacgacagtcatcaaatgaaaataaaatggaggcactcatcgaaaaacttaaagaaactagagccctctataaaagcttcacggaactaacagcacaagcactccatatattaggtgtgttttttattaccaccggtcttaactggacaaaaaaacgcctcggggcttaacctgaaatcttggcagcactgtatattaaatgttccgaaaacagcagacacaacaaaaatttagagttgtcatatttttcgctttcgtcattttcttgtatttttcatgtatgttttacaaagagatacaaaaatgtatgctagcaaaactattttaatacattttgtccttccaaacgtgagttttcacgtttttaaacaaattctaaacaatttatgaaaaaattagtttggtagcacagatttaaaactcttcaaaaagttaagcccagagaaatctccgggataaacaactaagcccaaggggctaaggtgttgttgtatttaacatgtaaattgcttagcccagactgcgttttttttgtctaattaatgtcgaattcctttcaattgaaaaatcgaattttcggcgatctcgaagcgaattttttctgaaaatcatgttccatagaaaaaaaattcgcctcaaacgaagcagaattcgaattttttttaatccttcttttttgagagatttacacggatttgcacacacacttggaacatttgacatttctcaaacgtcaagctgaaagttttttttcatgttgtttgttcatttgagaacaccaacttcaaataaagagtaaatttcaatagaatatcgtatttttattgcggaaaaatataaaataaataaaaaaaaacaatgtgcgatcaaaatatatttttcctggcatagttcttgtgaaaaagtcaaattactgtgacttttcttctcgtaattgtcgtcagaaatttttttctctgtaaaaccacagcatacggccaaaataataattttctacttcatcttcactcagatcttagtAATAActgcaataaataaatttatattaccgaagaaaataaacaaaattattgatcaaaggaatctctggttttattttgcagaaattgttttggtttcagcttgacgttcgtgtaaaaattgttgtcaaatgacacacatacaatcgcaaaaagaattcggtctgttttcatgttcctttttaacaccaaaaattcgatttttttgaggcgattcaaaaaattgaaaggaattcgacataagaccggttgtaataaaaaacacacctattatatcctctaagtgcctggctacacagtgatttttcaatcgattgaaaaatcacatgcggtggctacacactgttgtgcccaatcacgttccacttttacattttctaggaacaaacgtcagaAAGATgaaaaatttagcaatggaattgtactaccctcagaaaattcagttcccttcgtgagcatcttcccccttcactcctcatccctcttgcctacaaactcactgcttaggcgattgaaaaatcaccgtgtaggcAGGCACTAAGGCCCCAGCATTGgtgccattttgttttgttgtcaaCTTTGCCAGTCGTGTAAATCCGGCAAGATTAACACCCCTGTCCAAAGCACGTGACAgctacaaattttcaaatcactacCAACTTCGCTTTAcattcaaaagaaaaagaacaaaaaagacTTTGCTTGCGATTGTTACCGTACCATACCGAATTACCGAAATTCCACTTCTGCCGGATTGGATCGTGAAATTCGAGATACATTTTCCCAAAATTTCgtaataaattcaattaaaaaaaaaactccatttaTCAACGTACAATGGCTGCTCgtctaatacaaaaaattgtaagaCTCAAATTTTCTGTGAAataaaaacggaaaaaaaaatactccttCGCTGCGATTGTAATGTGAAAATCGATTTGATTAATCAAACAAACGCTCACTTTTTTTCTAATTGCTAGTCAGTTGTAATGAATTAATTACATAAATTGCTTATCTCTGTTTTtcctatttatttataataaatgtaGTTAAAGAGCCTAGGACTTAAGTCCATTGAAGGGGGGGACGTGGCCCAAACGGTGGTCAGTATTTGTTTTTTACATAatctaaaaaattgttattagcGCAGTCtatgaataattaaaatttatcaattagtttcaaacaaattttcatttttaataaaagtacAAGAAAAGAACATGtccaaataaaaattgcaaagaattttttcttaacctCCATTCCTCGTTCAGTGGCACATTATGTAACCTCGTCTCTaccacaaaatatttattttttgttaggtGTTCACTTCGCCATtggatgttataaaaaaaatatattttttttctttccaaagATTACTGCTCCAACAACTGGACGAGCCTACTCATCAGGCGCCAAGAAGGTCACACTTATTCCCGGTGATGGAATCGGCCCAGAAATCTCTGCCTCAGTGCAAAAGATTTTCGCTGCAGCTAATGTACCAATTGAATGGGAATCTGTCGATGTTACTCCAGTCAGAGTATGTTAACAGAAAGATTAAAATCAAATAGAAGaatttaatatgtattttattatttttaaattcagggACCTGATGGAATGTTCGGTATCCCACAAGCTGCCATCGATTcggtaaacaaaaacaaaattggtctTAAAGGACCATTGATGACTCCCATCGGTAAAGGACATCGTTCTTTGAATTTGGCTCTACGTAAAGAGTTCAATTTATATGCAAACGTACGCCCGTGTCGAAGTTTGGAAGGTTATAAAACTTTATATGATGATGTAGACGTTGTGACTATTCGCGAGAACACCGAAGGTGAATACTCTGGTATTGAACACGAAATCATTGATGGTGTAGTACAAAGTATCAAGCTTATCACCGAAGAAGCTTCTAGTCGTGTTGCAGAATTTGCTTTCCAATATGCAAGGGACAATGGCAGGAAGAAGGTCACCGTTGTGCATAAAGCCAACATcatgtaagaaaaaatttatgttAATTGGCTTTAGGAAGGGTTTGTTTATGTGAAACTTCTCACTGGATTTTACTCCCTATTTTTgtcttcaatttttatttttgtgatggtATCGTTACGTAAGAGAAAAcctggatttttttatttacaaataattgtCACCGACTACAATTATAACTGAATCCAAAATTGTATAGTGTATTCGCGATAGTGTAGCTTCCAGATCTAAACCCTTCAGTACAGGCATGCGCAACAAGATAACACTAACATCTAAATGGACGTAGgcaagccgtgttttattggtaactcagtacttagctcagtaaaattttgcacgggaaacaacagcaaatgattgctaaggatacagagaaatatttttctaaacttatacatttttaacccttaaacaaaaaggataaataaatatacaaaagtaatcaattgttgttgtttacagcataaaatgtttgctcagtaaaatactgagtaccaataaaacacttcTGATATGTGGATtgattagactgattcaaaaaatattgttggattAGATGAAATAAAAATCCTGTAAAAGTTAATGCCACCATTTATGGATGGTAACTGTTAATAAAAGATAggtaatttttattaagttgatAATTGGCGTTATTTTTCCTTctcacataattttttaaacgatGTTCTTCATTTTTTTGGTAAGTACGgcttaaataaaacataaataactTATTTTCTACTATTTCTTGTCCCTAAGTTATGCATATATACAAGCTTTTTTTTCATGCTATTCGTATCTGCATTTGGAGTTAACCTTCCGATTACAACAGGGGCTCAATtcttttttcaagaattttctattttctgtttttgttaaataaataatttttattataggtacctaaaagtatttttttttttgttaaatttaatctcAGCACCCATATTAAATATGTTGTTATCGGAAGGttaaaaaaacaacacgcaCATGCCCAGAAATATCTTTATCTAGATATATTAAtctttgttcaataaaaaaacttgatttcaaATTCATATAAGTAGCCTAAATTCACACtatttcataatttattaacacttaaaaacgaaatttggaaatatttcactgacccgttttcaaaaaaaaaaaaaattgaaatatttttacaaatctaaaaatttgtttttttgaaaactttctaaaattttaGTACCTATTACTTAAAcgcatttgtgtttttttgttttgtttgttgaaaTCGGGCTAGTCgtttacgagatattcagaaacctaaaaaaagcgttctatggcaggcaccgttaataacggaaaaaagaattcattagactgattcaaaaaaattttttttgttcatagttaCATAGCTATGTCGAAAATATTGTtgcaaatgataaaaaaatcatgtaaaAGTTGCATATGTAAAAGATAgtgattttaagttttataactTTATAggctaaatcatttttttgtgttaaattgaATCCTCTACAAAGAAGGTAATCTTTTGATAAACCACAGCGTTTGGAGTTAATccactaaaaaatataaaatacatttttttccaattttttgacgaaataaataggttttttcaaataattttgtaaaatttttcgaattttttgaattataagtttttttttggtttcgcaGGTCCTTTTATTTACTGTCAAATTCCTAATACTAtcgtattataatttttcaataaattcaatttttttgtttcaactaaaaattagttttattaaatcgcgtcagtttttttttaattttataagaggtctttttgatacaaacacataaaaataaaatatattttttatgtacGAATGCTTTGTGAATGGGTTTTTTATGGATATTCTGCGATAAATTCGTGAACGAATttattttacagtttttttaaatgtaattcgTTGGTgaacacaaattttatttttaaagaattaaatattgaattaaattttattgctCTCGGAACCCTTAATCTAGGACTACATCGAataacaaagtcaaaaaaagtatcaaaagtaaacaaaagtactttttgtgtttctatgtagttcaggctttagaAATTCATTTTCGgacacagaaaaattaatttctaactACGGCTCAACCAATACGGATCTCGAAtatgggtgttttcataaacgtcggaaatctgcgtcggtccaatcgtctttctgctttgctgcattaatgaacacaccaattctgcagaataattgcaggcctgcgtttgtacaattttcagcagtcactgagtgttcataaacgtcagaaaaaaaatataaaaaaattaccatagaatgagttttgtttaagcgaaaaaaatttctttttcagttcccgaaaatattgttttaaataacacgaaaaatttgtaaaccgtgttacattagggtgggtaaaaaaaaatactctcttctaaaaaaaaaaaaataataaaaacaccgagtagttcacatttaaaacaaattatctatggaaaaaatatttttaattagggtgttcaagaaagtttttttatgcgtttgaaaaaaaatgatttttattgcacagaaaatttgttaagtgcgtttttgctatagtaattttaaattcatgccgaattaattaaattgaatttggttgaattccaagcgtaaatgttaaatacctataccatttttctgagccccctaattcgaaaatacctaccccaattttacattatatttcataaaccatgttttacaaactttctttgcagtgaaaaataattttttttttgtaattaatttaaaaaaaaaaatttgaaccaccctaatggaaaatttttttttcttcgataatttggtcaaaacaatatccacgttgattttttttggataatTCAAGCATTtgtagaagataacattttttagagccaccctaataagaaaaaaattaatacaaactccttttttcaaaaaacacgatttcgaaattttctgtgtcattaaaatttaaattttttgaaaaatgaaaaaagaaacattttttgcaccaccctaataataagtttgcttttcatttttttttaacaatatttacatttattaacaaaaaaaaaaatcgaatcaagagtcaaataaatttctttttgagttctgcagcaataaaattttggctgcgcaatctgcccgatgttgacgacatactgacgtttatgaacagcaaaactgcagttggactaagttagtccgatcgcagatctgagtttatgaacacgactaacgcaggcctaagttaggcagacgtttatgaaaacaccctatcttttgatgaaaaatcatggacaacactaattttagtaaagcaatattaaactttgacattatttgcacattataaccaattatgggctacgagctcccattaggcaccacagaaaatgcataaatagaatttaacattggaaatgcacttgcaatatgcaaaatcgcgaaagatattgcaaaatttgccaaatttggatgagaatatttttaaaatatcgtaaactagtgattaaatgaaaaaataagacaggtgagacccaaatcaagagcagagaaaaaaataatttaagaccTAGCTGCAATTtccttcactttgccgctaaaatcggtcaaaaacgtggttttagtgcgatggtaatgtgttggtttgttccattACGGAAGTTATAAAATCTGCGCATCatttaaaaagcctcaaaatgcaaaatgacagcatttttgttaaatataatgGACCTAAAGGATCTTTTATGCAAGTACAACAAACAGAACTTCGaatagattttatatttttgataattGTGAAAATTTCTGAATCATTAATATAAAGTTACTAGattgatttatttataatttgaacaaGTAAATTatgcaaagtgttttttttttaaatacgaatGTTAAATAATTCTACACTCCTCCTCATTCGTATGAATTCCACATTTACTTCTCAACTCTTCGATTCGTCCAGGTCCTAATGGTTTTGTTAACATGTCGGCTAACATTTCATTTGATGGACAGTATTTCCATGTTACAATGTTCTTCACAGTGTAGTCTTTAAcgaaatgaaattttgtgtggatgTGTTTTGAACGATTGCTGA encodes:
- the LOC129917925 gene encoding probable isocitrate dehydrogenase [NAD] subunit alpha, mitochondrial isoform X2, yielding MAARLIQKIITAPTTGRAYSSGAKKVTLIPGDGIGPEISASVQKIFAAANVPIEWESVDVTPVRGPDGMFGIPQAAIDSVNKNKIGLKGPLMTPIGKGHRSLNLALRKEFNLYANVRPCRSLEGYKTLYDDVDVVTIRENTEGEYSGIEHEIIDGVVQSIKLITEEASSRVAEFAFQYARDNGRKKVTVVHKANIMRMSDGLFLRCVRDMAEKYPEVKFEERYLDTVCLNMVQDPKKYDVLVMPNLYGDILSDMCAGLVGGLGLTPSGNIGLNGALFESVHGTAPDIAGKDLANPTALLLSAVMMLRHMELMEPAAKIERACFDVIKEGKYLTGDLGGKAKCSEFTNEICAKI
- the LOC129917925 gene encoding probable isocitrate dehydrogenase [NAD] subunit alpha, mitochondrial isoform X1, which gives rise to MAARLIQKILKSLGLKSIEGGDVAQTVITAPTTGRAYSSGAKKVTLIPGDGIGPEISASVQKIFAAANVPIEWESVDVTPVRGPDGMFGIPQAAIDSVNKNKIGLKGPLMTPIGKGHRSLNLALRKEFNLYANVRPCRSLEGYKTLYDDVDVVTIRENTEGEYSGIEHEIIDGVVQSIKLITEEASSRVAEFAFQYARDNGRKKVTVVHKANIMRMSDGLFLRCVRDMAEKYPEVKFEERYLDTVCLNMVQDPKKYDVLVMPNLYGDILSDMCAGLVGGLGLTPSGNIGLNGALFESVHGTAPDIAGKDLANPTALLLSAVMMLRHMELMEPAAKIERACFDVIKEGKYLTGDLGGKAKCSEFTNEICAKI